A window from Flavobacterium gyeonganense encodes these proteins:
- a CDS encoding DUF4302 domain-containing protein codes for MKTKNIFKYFMLLVLTLQLNSCVSTEAEQKFEETPTERLNKQRSELSNLLLSSENGWKAVYYTDDSQLGGFTHLFKFLPNGKVDMASDFDSDTEIYNSQYEIQLGSTVSLVFTTKNKIHLLSDSNNSPLAAGKGFLGDFQFLYYGQENGDIVFRTNRTVKEVRFVKATAQDWTDLKKNTVINANMTGDINSPLFRILETTNGGSVKKYEFSFNSVTRFGSAIPLEAENSETLKAAIAYTPTGITVKPAVVVGNQSLTDFTYNAIDKTFVATGTNGVSASIKFTNAPPRLTDDYKIFLEGGPQITIGYIAANLATAATNSPYAKSILDKVNATLAANQKLARVQIAFNDPLNGNYIAYTFNGGKAPIYHFFTTTEDPVNKTIILTDDGWIGTPAARAFLKILDDEITNPKGLYLKKESFTIFYTNVIYTYASASTPFRLTNYRF; via the coding sequence ATGAAAACTAAAAATATATTTAAGTATTTTATGCTTCTAGTCCTGACTTTGCAACTAAATAGTTGTGTCAGTACAGAGGCTGAACAAAAATTTGAGGAAACACCAACTGAACGTTTAAATAAACAAAGAAGCGAACTAAGTAATTTATTACTTTCCTCTGAAAATGGATGGAAAGCTGTATATTATACTGACGATAGCCAATTAGGTGGATTTACACACTTATTTAAATTTTTACCAAATGGAAAAGTAGACATGGCTTCTGATTTTGATTCTGATACAGAAATTTATAATAGCCAGTATGAAATTCAGTTAGGTAGTACAGTAAGTCTGGTTTTTACGACAAAAAACAAAATTCATTTATTATCAGATTCGAATAATTCGCCTCTTGCTGCAGGTAAAGGCTTCTTAGGTGATTTTCAGTTTTTATATTATGGACAAGAAAATGGTGACATTGTTTTTAGAACAAATAGGACTGTTAAAGAAGTTCGTTTTGTAAAAGCAACTGCTCAGGATTGGACTGATTTAAAGAAAAATACTGTCATAAATGCTAATATGACAGGAGATATTAATAGTCCGTTGTTTAGAATACTTGAAACTACTAATGGAGGTTCAGTAAAAAAATACGAGTTTAGTTTTAATTCTGTAACGAGATTTGGATCAGCTATTCCATTAGAAGCAGAAAATTCAGAAACACTTAAAGCAGCTATTGCTTACACTCCTACAGGAATAACTGTAAAACCCGCTGTAGTTGTAGGAAATCAGAGTTTAACAGATTTTACTTATAATGCAATTGATAAGACTTTTGTAGCTACAGGAACAAACGGAGTCTCTGCATCTATTAAATTTACAAATGCACCACCAAGGTTAACAGATGATTATAAAATATTCTTAGAGGGTGGTCCTCAAATTACAATAGGCTATATAGCTGCCAACTTAGCTACAGCCGCTACAAACTCGCCATATGCTAAATCAATTTTAGATAAGGTGAATGCTACTCTGGCTGCTAATCAAAAACTTGCGAGAGTTCAGATAGCATTTAACGATCCGTTAAATGGTAATTATATTGCTTATACATTTAATGGGGGAAAAGCACCTATCTATCATTTCTTTACCACGACTGAAGACCCTGTAAATAAAACCATTATTTTAACTGATGATGGTTGGATTGGAACTCCGGCAGCAAGGGCATTTTTGAAAATTTTAGATGATGAAATAACAA